From a region of the Constantimarinum furrinae genome:
- a CDS encoding type I restriction-modification system subunit M, with protein MTSINQRAELQAKIWKIANDVRGSVDGWDFKQFVLGTLFYRFISENFTNYIEGGDESVNYPNLSDDVITPEIKDDAVKTKGYFIYPSQLFVNVAKTANTNSNLNTDLKAIFDSIESSANGYPSEQDIKGLFADFDTTSSRLGNTVENKNSRLASVIKGVEELNFGKFEESEIELFGDAYEFLIGNYAANAGKSGGEFFTPVHVSKLIAQLAMHGQTTVNKIYDPAAGSGSLLLQAKKHFDDHIIEEGFFGQEVNHTTYNLARMNMFLHNINYDKFHIVLGDTLRNPQLADEKPFDAIVSNPPYSVKWIGDADPTMINDDRFAPAGVLAPKSKADFAFVLHALSYLSSKGRAAIVCFPGIFYRGGAEQKIRKYLVDNNYVESVISLAPNLFYGTSIAVNLLVLSKHKTENKTQFIDASGEDFFKKVTNNNVMTDEHIEKVMEMFDSKEEVAHVATSIDNTKIAENDYNLSVSSYVESIDTREKIDIEVLNNEVAKTVEKINKLRADIDEIVNGIEA; from the coding sequence ATGACAAGCATAAACCAAAGAGCTGAATTACAAGCTAAAATCTGGAAAATAGCGAATGACGTTCGTGGCTCAGTAGATGGATGGGATTTCAAACAGTTTGTGCTAGGAACGCTGTTCTACCGTTTTATCAGTGAAAATTTCACCAACTATATTGAAGGCGGTGATGAAAGCGTGAATTACCCAAACCTTTCAGATGATGTAATTACACCCGAAATAAAAGATGATGCTGTAAAGACAAAAGGCTACTTTATTTATCCGAGTCAACTGTTTGTAAATGTGGCGAAAACAGCGAATACAAATTCCAATCTTAACACAGACCTAAAAGCAATTTTTGACTCAATTGAAAGTTCGGCAAACGGGTATCCCTCTGAACAAGACATTAAAGGATTGTTTGCTGATTTTGATACAACTAGCTCACGACTTGGTAATACCGTTGAAAACAAAAACAGCCGATTAGCATCTGTTATTAAAGGTGTTGAAGAGTTGAATTTTGGAAAATTTGAAGAGAGCGAAATAGAACTCTTTGGTGATGCCTATGAATTCCTAATTGGCAATTATGCCGCCAATGCAGGAAAATCGGGTGGTGAATTCTTCACTCCTGTTCACGTTTCCAAACTCATTGCTCAATTAGCAATGCACGGACAAACAACCGTAAACAAAATTTACGACCCAGCAGCAGGTTCAGGATCTTTACTTCTTCAAGCCAAAAAACATTTTGATGATCACATCATTGAAGAAGGTTTCTTTGGGCAAGAAGTAAACCATACGACCTACAATCTTGCTCGTATGAATATGTTTTTGCACAACATTAATTACGACAAGTTTCACATTGTATTGGGTGACACTTTAAGGAACCCTCAACTAGCTGACGAAAAACCATTTGATGCAATTGTATCAAATCCACCATATTCGGTAAAATGGATTGGTGATGCCGACCCCACCATGATTAATGATGACCGTTTTGCACCTGCTGGCGTGCTTGCTCCAAAATCAAAAGCTGATTTTGCCTTTGTTTTACATGCTTTGAGTTATTTATCTAGCAAAGGACGGGCTGCCATTGTTTGTTTCCCTGGTATCTTCTATAGAGGTGGTGCAGAACAAAAGATTCGAAAATACTTGGTAGATAATAACTATGTGGAGAGTGTTATCTCCTTAGCTCCTAACCTTTTTTATGGAACATCAATAGCGGTGAACCTTCTCGTACTATCCAAACATAAAACGGAGAACAAAACCCAGTTTATTGATGCGAGTGGTGAGGATTTCTTCAAGAAAGTAACCAACAACAATGTGATGACAGATGAGCACATTGAGAAGGTGATGGAAATGTTTGATAGTAAAGAGGAAGTAGCACATGTAGCTACCTCTATTGACAATACTAAGATTGCCGAAAATGATTACAACTTATCTGTTAGCTCCTATGTGGAATCTATAGACACTCGTGAAAAAATTGACATTGAAGTCTTGAACAATGAAGTTGCCAAAACGGTGGAGAAGATAAATAAGCTTCGTGCAGACATTGATGAAATTGTAAATGGAATTGAAGCATGA
- a CDS encoding helix-turn-helix transcriptional regulator — translation MNRIKEVLEEKGIKQTWLAEKLGKSYNMVNSYVQNRQQPRLEVLFEIAEILEVKPQDLIKDK, via the coding sequence ATGAATCGAATCAAAGAAGTGCTTGAAGAAAAAGGAATTAAGCAGACTTGGCTAGCTGAAAAACTGGGAAAGAGTTACAACATGGTGAACTCATATGTGCAGAATAGACAGCAACCGAGATTGGAAGTGCTTTTCGAGATTGCAGAAATATTAGAAGTTAAACCACAAGATTTAATAAAAGACAAATAA
- a CDS encoding restriction endonuclease subunit S has product MSIINKLLKDAEIKWLDLNELATITIGEFVRKDSQNDAAEYPVFNGGTSPTGYYDKFNNSGNKIIVSARGANAGFVTRISTPYWAGNSCYSIGVKDPSSLDWIFLYHYLKGNETKLIGSQQKGGIPAISKKQMQLFKVPLLPINIQKEIGRILDTFTELTAELTAELTARKQQYSFYRDRLLAFEKDEVNWKTLGEVVLPTSNIKWRETNKPYRYVDLSSVCRDTNAILETVEITKDDAPSRAQKIILKDDIIFATTRPTQQRLCLIPEEYSNEVASTGYCVLRADSNIVLPKWIFYWLTTAEFKKYVEDNESGSAYPSISDAKVKDFEIPVPSLEQQSKLVSILNKFDTLTTSISEGLPKEIELRQKQYEYYRETLLTFPKENVEV; this is encoded by the coding sequence ATGAGTATCATAAATAAATTGCTTAAAGATGCTGAGATAAAGTGGTTAGACCTTAATGAGTTAGCTACAATTACGATTGGTGAATTTGTACGCAAAGACAGCCAAAATGATGCAGCCGAATATCCCGTATTCAATGGTGGAACATCTCCTACAGGATACTATGATAAGTTTAACAACTCAGGAAATAAAATAATTGTAAGCGCTAGGGGTGCAAATGCAGGGTTTGTTACACGTATTTCAACACCTTATTGGGCTGGTAATAGTTGTTACTCTATAGGTGTTAAAGACCCATCCAGCCTTGATTGGATATTTCTTTATCACTATTTAAAAGGCAATGAAACTAAGTTAATTGGCAGTCAACAAAAAGGTGGCATACCAGCAATTTCAAAAAAGCAAATGCAACTTTTTAAAGTCCCATTGCTACCAATAAACATCCAAAAGGAAATTGGTCGTATTCTAGATACTTTTACAGAGCTTACAGCAGAGCTTACAGCAGAGCTTACAGCACGTAAACAACAGTATAGCTTTTATCGAGACAGACTATTAGCATTTGAAAAAGATGAAGTGAATTGGAAAACGTTGGGAGAAGTTGTTTTACCTACTTCAAACATAAAATGGCGTGAAACAAATAAGCCTTATAGATATGTTGATTTGTCTTCTGTTTGCCGCGACACAAATGCTATTTTAGAAACAGTTGAAATAACAAAGGATGATGCCCCGAGTCGAGCACAAAAAATAATCCTAAAGGATGATATTATTTTTGCTACAACACGCCCAACCCAGCAACGTCTTTGTTTAATTCCAGAAGAATATTCTAATGAAGTTGCAAGTACGGGTTATTGTGTTTTGAGAGCCGATTCAAATATAGTCTTACCAAAGTGGATTTTTTATTGGCTAACTACCGCAGAGTTCAAGAAATATGTTGAAGACAATGAAAGTGGGTCTGCTTATCCATCTATTTCTGATGCTAAAGTCAAAGACTTTGAAATCCCTGTTCCGTCATTAGAACAACAGTCCAAATTAGTTTCAATCCTTAACAAATTTGACACCCTCACAACTTCCATCAGTGAAGGACTCCCTAAAGAAATTGAGTTGAGACAAAAGCAATATGAGTATTACCGAGAAACACTATTAACCTTTCCTAAAGAAAATGTAGAAGTTTAA
- a CDS encoding DUF4386 domain-containing protein — MNNTISSRRLSLIAGVSYLIIFFTAIFANFFVLEKIIENPLAVIHENNFLVRLGIIAFLVTVMLDIVIAWAFQKLYKEHVLSILSTLFRLSHAIIMGIAIFKLTEILHFTSDSEILDNLRSFNSIWLIGLFLFGFHLILLGKIIHSPKILRILITIAGSMYIIDSIAYFLLSNYQQYASIFLIFVAVTSIVGEMTLTIWLLSKGGKKKI, encoded by the coding sequence ATGAACAACACAATTAGCTCGAGAAGACTTTCGCTCATAGCTGGTGTAAGTTATTTGATAATTTTCTTTACCGCAATATTTGCTAATTTCTTCGTACTTGAAAAAATTATTGAAAATCCCTTGGCTGTAATTCATGAAAACAACTTTCTTGTTCGACTTGGAATCATAGCGTTTTTGGTAACAGTTATGCTTGATATTGTAATAGCTTGGGCTTTCCAAAAGTTATACAAGGAGCATGTCCTATCTATTCTAAGCACGCTTTTTAGACTTAGCCATGCTATTATTATGGGTATTGCTATCTTCAAATTAACTGAAATCCTCCATTTCACTTCTGACAGCGAAATTTTGGATAATCTGAGGTCATTTAATTCTATTTGGCTCATTGGATTGTTTCTATTTGGATTTCACTTAATATTATTAGGTAAAATTATCCATTCACCTAAGATTCTTAGAATACTTATTACTATAGCAGGATCTATGTATATTATAGACTCAATTGCATATTTCTTACTGTCGAATTACCAGCAATATGCTTCAATATTTTTAATTTTTGTTGCAGTTACTAGCATAGTTGGTGAGATGACTTTAACAATTTGGCTTTTATCCAAGGGCGGTAAGAAAAAGATATAA